A window of the Methyloprofundus sp. genome harbors these coding sequences:
- a CDS encoding aldehyde dehydrogenase, translating to MKYYFNRVFFALFLNSHSSGEMKMIYAAPNQTDSKVDFKARYANFIGGDWIAPVKGQYFENLSPVNGKAFCEIPRSTADDIELALDAAHKAKDTWGKTSVTARSNILLKIADRIEANLEKLAVAETWDNGKAVRETLAADVPLAADHFRYFAGCIRAQEGSLGEIDENTVAYHFHEPLGVVGQIIPWNFPLLMACWKIAPALAAGNCIVLKPAEQTPVSILVLMEVIGDLLPVGVLNIVNGFGREAGQALATSTRIAKIAFTGSTPVGSQIMKYAADNIIPSTVELGGKSPNIFFANVMDQEDEFISKCVEGAVLAFFNQGEVCTCPSRLLVQESIYEAFMEKVVARVSQIKRGNPLDMETMVGAQASKQQFDKIMEYVDIGKAEGAEVLIGGEVETLEGEFGAGYYIQPTIMKGDNKMRIFQEEIFGPFVSVTTFKDEAEALEIANDTEFGLGSGVWTRDTNQAYRMGRGIQAGRVWVNCYHQYPAHAAFGGYKKSGVGRETHKMMLDHYQQTKNMLVSYDINPLGFF from the coding sequence ATGAAGTACTATTTTAATAGGGTTTTTTTTGCTCTATTTTTGAACAGTCATTCTAGTGGAGAAATGAAAATGATTTATGCAGCACCGAACCAAACTGATAGTAAAGTCGATTTTAAAGCTCGTTATGCCAATTTTATCGGCGGGGACTGGATTGCGCCTGTAAAGGGGCAATATTTTGAGAATTTAAGCCCTGTTAATGGTAAAGCATTTTGTGAGATTCCACGTTCCACGGCAGATGATATTGAGTTGGCACTAGATGCTGCCCATAAAGCAAAAGATACTTGGGGAAAAACCTCGGTGACTGCAAGATCAAATATTTTATTGAAAATTGCTGATCGTATTGAGGCTAATCTGGAAAAATTAGCAGTAGCGGAAACTTGGGATAATGGTAAAGCTGTACGGGAAACTTTGGCGGCTGATGTGCCTTTGGCGGCAGATCATTTTCGTTATTTTGCAGGCTGTATTCGTGCCCAAGAAGGTTCACTTGGCGAAATAGATGAGAATACCGTGGCGTATCATTTTCATGAGCCATTAGGGGTGGTCGGGCAAATTATTCCATGGAATTTTCCTTTATTAATGGCTTGTTGGAAAATAGCGCCAGCTTTGGCAGCAGGTAATTGCATCGTCTTGAAGCCAGCAGAACAAACACCGGTTTCAATTTTGGTATTGATGGAAGTCATTGGGGATTTATTACCTGTTGGTGTACTTAATATTGTCAATGGCTTTGGTAGAGAAGCTGGGCAAGCTTTGGCGACCAGTACCCGTATTGCCAAAATAGCCTTTACAGGTTCGACCCCTGTTGGTTCACAGATTATGAAATATGCGGCTGACAATATTATTCCTTCCACTGTTGAGTTAGGAGGCAAGTCTCCGAATATTTTCTTTGCCAATGTGATGGATCAAGAAGATGAATTTATCAGTAAATGTGTTGAAGGTGCGGTGCTTGCCTTTTTTAATCAAGGCGAAGTCTGTACTTGCCCTTCAAGGTTATTAGTACAAGAATCTATTTATGAAGCATTTATGGAGAAAGTCGTTGCTCGCGTCAGTCAAATTAAGCGTGGCAATCCGTTAGATATGGAAACTATGGTAGGCGCGCAAGCATCTAAACAGCAATTCGATAAAATCATGGAATATGTTGATATTGGTAAAGCAGAAGGTGCAGAAGTATTGATTGGTGGTGAGGTGGAAACCTTGGAAGGTGAGTTTGGAGCAGGTTATTATATTCAACCCACCATTATGAAGGGTGACAATAAAATGCGTATCTTTCAAGAAGAAATTTTTGGTCCTTTTGTTTCGGTAACTACTTTTAAAGATGAAGCAGAAGCTTTGGAAATTGCTAATGATACCGAATTTGGCTTAGGGTCTGGTGTGTGGACGCGTGATACTAATCAAGCATATCGCATGGGGCGCGGTATTCAAGCGGGTAGAGTATGGGTCAATTGTTATCACCAATATCCTGCACATGCTGCTTTTGGAGGCTATAAAAAATCAGGTGTTGGCCGTGAGACTCACAAAATGATGTTAGATCATTATCAGCAAACCAAGAATATGTTGGTCAGTTATGATATTAACCCATTAGGTTTTTTCTAA
- a CDS encoding diacylglycerol kinase (ATP), producing the protein MANQNAKGIKRIFNACFFSIAGFKAVWKHEEAFRQEVLLLIVTTPLALWLTDNKIERVLLIGSIVAVLVVELLNSAVETAIDRIGLDRHELSGRAKDIGSAAVSLSLALAAMTWALILV; encoded by the coding sequence ATGGCAAATCAAAATGCAAAAGGAATTAAGCGTATTTTCAATGCCTGCTTTTTTTCTATCGCCGGTTTTAAAGCTGTCTGGAAACATGAAGAAGCTTTTAGGCAAGAGGTATTATTATTGATAGTGACCACACCACTAGCCTTGTGGTTAACAGATAATAAAATCGAAAGAGTATTATTAATCGGCAGTATTGTTGCTGTTTTGGTGGTAGAGTTATTAAATTCAGCCGTCGAAACGGCAATTGATAGAATAGGCTTAGATCGTCATGAGCTGTCAGGTAGGGCTAAGGATATTGGCTCGGCGGCAGTTAGCTTATCTTTAGCCTTAGCTGCTATGACATGGGCATTAATTTTAGTATAA
- a CDS encoding glycine cleavage system H protein: MSEFPEELKYAVTHEWVKLEADNVIKVGITDFAQEELGDLVYIELPEVGKQLEAEDQCAVVESVKTASDLFSPVAGEVIAVNDSLADEPEQVNEDAFGTWLFSMKIKSADALDRLLDADDYQSIIG, encoded by the coding sequence ATGAGTGAATTCCCAGAAGAATTAAAATATGCAGTAACTCATGAGTGGGTAAAGTTAGAAGCGGATAATGTTATTAAAGTCGGTATTACTGATTTTGCACAAGAAGAGTTAGGTGACTTGGTTTATATAGAGTTACCTGAAGTTGGCAAGCAATTAGAGGCTGAGGATCAATGTGCTGTGGTCGAGTCAGTAAAAACTGCTTCTGATTTATTTAGTCCGGTTGCTGGTGAAGTCATCGCCGTCAATGACAGTTTGGCTGATGAGCCTGAGCAAGTGAATGAGGATGCGTTTGGTACTTGGCTATTTAGTATGAAAATTAAAAGTGCTGATGCTTTAGATAGGTTGTTGGATGCTGATGACTATCAGAGTATTATTGGCTAA
- a CDS encoding TetR/AcrR family transcriptional regulator, transcriptional repressor for nem operon: protein MARSKAFNEEEVLDKAVAVFWEKGYEAASMQDLVDTMGIQRGSLYATFGSKQQLFLRALTRYGQVVVKQFLDILDSKPSAIASIELFFAQLVEHLLTAGPLRSCLVTNSAIERGLRDAETRQQVLLLLNSLEQGFYKALQRALANGELNTDLELNKLASFLTCSMQGLLVMGKVCSDRTVLEGINEVTLSMLSK, encoded by the coding sequence ATGGCTAGATCTAAAGCATTTAATGAAGAAGAAGTGTTAGATAAAGCTGTTGCTGTATTTTGGGAAAAAGGCTATGAAGCGGCTTCCATGCAAGACCTTGTCGATACCATGGGAATTCAACGTGGTAGTTTGTATGCTACTTTTGGTAGTAAACAGCAGCTATTTTTACGAGCACTGACTCGTTATGGGCAGGTTGTGGTCAAGCAATTTCTGGATATTTTGGACAGCAAACCTTCTGCGATTGCATCCATTGAATTGTTCTTTGCACAATTAGTTGAACATTTATTAACGGCTGGGCCTTTACGCAGTTGTTTGGTCACTAATTCCGCGATAGAACGTGGCTTAAGAGATGCAGAAACGAGGCAGCAAGTACTACTTTTATTGAACTCATTAGAGCAAGGTTTTTATAAAGCTTTGCAGAGAGCACTTGCAAATGGTGAATTAAACACTGATCTTGAGTTAAATAAGCTTGCCAGTTTTTTAACTTGTAGCATGCAAGGCTTGTTAGTGATGGGTAAAGTGTGCTCGGATAGGACTGTCCTAGAAGGAATTAATGAAGTGACTTTATCTATGTTGTCGAAATGA
- a CDS encoding two-component system, cell cycle response regulator, producing MTDNATHVLAINAAANAILRHKVDSLQVIPAVALKLLRLTNDEKASVNDLSLLIETEPTLAAKVLRNVNSAAFALAHKITSIKRSVNILGFSAVRQLALNQLFYNKLIRHQANQQFDQLFFWQHCLFVASLSRSIAIALKHNDPDLIYTAGLIHDIGKIVFEAHGKVSYSDFLESCKNETQATLLGEHDFFGLNHAEMGYVFCQQWEIPEQIAAIVHCHHNLPNDNSPFAQHKSDIAIVNFANYIAWMQGIGSITLNNPPELHKDISKHLNIEKLDLEALLNHVDLEMQHTREFYGIQFPSLNKLRATLVETTLLLSHNSKQSQSNISSSSLTTPHQSLIPDEIVPWTLTAIHADFDFDRLIMLNINPGKRSLEIAYTLPEPLPEHTLQHFNIRIDLLPRSILNSLRARKAIIVNTKQEHSSSILQQFKVDEFLIVPVLSHNRLIALLYADNHRKQNELNSNCIEQISPIVHELGVALTNAKRFELEKKRAELDSLTGLLNKRMMINFLTETFTLEAEQLNQIAVGFIDIDHFKKFNDTCGHQAGDDVLKIVSQIMRNLTRPMDFIGRYGGEEFVFVLNGTNEQGAYSYAERIRQEIERKGKILSQRFQGRAFTISIGVSLYKPEFTSYQDMIEAADTAMYTAKHNGRNCVVVI from the coding sequence ATGACCGACAACGCCACTCATGTATTAGCCATCAATGCAGCAGCTAACGCAATCCTGAGGCATAAGGTCGATAGCCTACAAGTTATCCCGGCAGTTGCATTAAAACTGCTCCGGCTTACAAATGATGAAAAAGCCAGTGTTAATGATTTATCATTGCTAATTGAAACTGAACCTACATTAGCTGCCAAAGTACTCCGGAATGTCAACTCGGCAGCTTTTGCACTAGCGCACAAAATAACCTCTATCAAACGCTCTGTTAATATTTTAGGTTTTTCTGCGGTACGCCAACTGGCTTTAAACCAGCTATTTTACAATAAGCTAATTCGTCATCAAGCCAACCAGCAATTTGACCAACTCTTTTTTTGGCAACATTGTTTGTTTGTCGCATCCCTAAGTCGCTCCATTGCAATCGCACTAAAACATAATGACCCTGATCTAATATACACAGCAGGCTTGATTCACGATATTGGTAAAATCGTTTTTGAAGCGCATGGAAAAGTTAGCTACAGTGATTTTCTAGAATCTTGTAAAAATGAGACGCAAGCTACATTACTAGGAGAGCATGATTTTTTCGGCCTAAACCATGCCGAAATGGGCTATGTTTTTTGCCAACAATGGGAAATACCGGAACAAATTGCGGCAATTGTCCACTGCCACCATAATTTGCCTAATGATAATAGCCCTTTTGCTCAGCATAAAAGTGATATTGCAATCGTTAACTTTGCCAACTATATCGCCTGGATGCAAGGCATCGGTTCTATCACCCTGAATAACCCACCAGAACTACACAAGGATATCTCTAAACACTTAAATATCGAGAAATTGGATTTGGAAGCATTATTGAATCATGTTGATTTAGAAATGCAACATACCCGAGAGTTTTATGGCATCCAGTTTCCTAGCCTCAATAAATTACGCGCTACCTTAGTTGAAACCACACTATTACTGAGCCATAACAGTAAACAGTCACAATCCAATATTTCAAGCTCTAGCCTAACCACACCGCATCAAAGTCTTATTCCTGATGAAATAGTGCCATGGACCTTAACTGCCATTCATGCTGACTTTGATTTTGATCGCTTAATCATGCTTAATATCAACCCTGGCAAACGTAGCTTAGAGATAGCCTATACTTTGCCTGAACCACTGCCTGAGCATACATTACAGCATTTTAATATCAGAATAGACTTGCTGCCCCGTAGTATTCTCAATAGTCTGCGTGCTCGTAAAGCCATTATAGTGAATACCAAACAAGAACATAGTAGTAGCATCCTACAACAATTTAAAGTTGATGAATTTCTTATTGTCCCTGTTTTAAGCCATAACCGGCTAATTGCCCTGCTATATGCCGATAACCATCGCAAACAAAACGAGCTCAACTCAAACTGTATCGAACAAATTAGCCCTATAGTCCACGAACTGGGAGTAGCTTTAACCAATGCCAAACGTTTTGAATTAGAAAAAAAACGTGCTGAACTTGACTCCTTAACCGGCTTATTAAATAAGCGCATGATGATCAATTTTTTAACTGAAACCTTTACTTTAGAAGCAGAACAGTTAAATCAAATTGCCGTTGGCTTTATTGATATAGATCACTTTAAAAAATTTAATGACACCTGCGGACATCAAGCAGGTGATGATGTTCTAAAAATTGTTTCCCAAATTATGCGTAACCTCACCCGCCCCATGGACTTTATTGGCCGTTATGGTGGTGAAGAATTTGTATTTGTTTTAAACGGCACTAATGAGCAAGGTGCATACAGCTATGCAGAACGTATCCGGCAGGAAATAGAACGCAAAGGTAAAATTCTAAGTCAACGATTTCAGGGGCGTGCCTTTACGATCAGTATTGGTGTCAGTCTATATAAGCCAGAATTTACCAGCTACCAAGATATGATTGAAGCCGCTGATACGGCCATGTATACCGCAAAGCATAATGGACGAAATTGTGTGGTAGTTATCTAA
- a CDS encoding adenosine kinase produces MGINFSINRNKRNMSALICGSMAYDTIMVFHDKFKNHILPEKVHMLNVSFLVPIIRREFGGCAGNIAYNLKLLGEQPKIMATVGHDFEPYAQWLSQCQISDKYIRRLSGQYTGQAYITTDEDDNQITAFHPGAMNDSHLNTLPLKEEIEIGIVSPDGKQGMQQHAQEFADAEIPFIFDPGQGMPMFSGEELLELLELATWATFNDYESELMQERTGLSLEQIAEKVDALIITLGGQGSKIYTDGECIDIPSAKAKQLNDPTGCGDAYRAGLLFGIMNEYDWAATGRIASLLGAMKIEHHGTQNHQFTMEQFRERYEESFGEMF; encoded by the coding sequence ATGGGCATTAATTTTAGTATAAACAGGAATAAGAGAAATATGAGTGCATTAATTTGTGGGTCTATGGCCTACGATACCATTATGGTTTTTCATGATAAATTTAAAAACCATATTCTTCCCGAAAAAGTACATATGTTGAATGTCTCTTTTTTAGTGCCTATCATTCGTCGGGAATTTGGAGGGTGCGCTGGAAATATTGCCTATAATTTAAAATTGTTAGGTGAACAGCCTAAAATTATGGCAACGGTAGGACATGATTTTGAACCGTATGCACAATGGTTAAGTCAATGCCAGATTTCTGATAAATATATCAGGAGACTATCAGGTCAATATACTGGGCAGGCTTATATCACAACGGATGAAGATGATAATCAAATTACCGCATTTCATCCAGGTGCAATGAATGATTCACATTTAAACACCTTACCTTTAAAAGAGGAAATTGAAATAGGCATCGTGTCACCTGATGGTAAACAAGGCATGCAGCAACATGCGCAGGAATTTGCTGATGCAGAGATACCGTTTATTTTTGACCCTGGTCAAGGTATGCCGATGTTCAGTGGTGAGGAACTATTGGAATTGTTGGAATTAGCAACGTGGGCAACCTTTAATGACTATGAGTCTGAATTGATGCAAGAGCGTACTGGCTTGTCATTAGAACAGATTGCTGAAAAAGTAGATGCGCTCATTATTACCTTGGGCGGGCAGGGATCCAAAATTTATACTGATGGAGAGTGTATTGATATTCCTTCGGCTAAAGCTAAGCAATTAAATGATCCAACAGGCTGTGGTGATGCATACCGTGCTGGCTTATTGTTTGGTATTATGAATGAATATGACTGGGCTGCGACGGGTCGTATTGCTTCATTATTGGGCGCAATGAAAATTGAACATCATGGCACCCAAAATCATCAGTTTACGATGGAGCAATTTAGAGAACGTTATGAGGAAAGTTTTGGGGAAATGTTCTAA
- a CDS encoding 5,6,7,8-tetrahydromethanopterin hydro-lyase — protein sequence MSDRIVMRTGEALVAGGPAGTAAEPEIVIGELDGPVGTALATLTGDQAKGHSKVFAILNTDIQVRPVTLMVSKVTVTNSRYTNILMGTVQAAIANGVLDAVRAGDIPKEKANDLGIICSVWLNPSVATDDNLDHQILFDIHRKATALAIHKAMTNTPDIDWLLENQDKITHKYFQMGLDGKI from the coding sequence ATGAGCGATAGAATCGTCATGCGTACAGGTGAAGCATTGGTTGCAGGTGGTCCAGCTGGAACAGCAGCAGAGCCTGAGATTGTAATTGGTGAGCTAGATGGCCCTGTTGGAACAGCATTAGCTACTTTAACTGGCGACCAAGCTAAAGGTCACTCTAAAGTGTTTGCTATTCTAAACACTGACATTCAAGTACGTCCTGTTACTCTAATGGTGAGCAAAGTAACCGTTACTAACAGTCGTTACACAAACATCCTTATGGGGACTGTACAGGCTGCGATTGCTAATGGCGTATTAGATGCTGTTCGTGCAGGCGATATTCCTAAAGAAAAAGCAAATGACTTAGGTATTATTTGTTCAGTTTGGTTAAACCCAAGTGTTGCTACAGATGATAACTTAGATCATCAAATTCTTTTTGATATTCACCGTAAAGCGACTGCTCTAGCAATCCATAAAGCGATGACTAATACACCTGATATTGATTGGTTGTTAGAAAATCAAGATAAAATCACCCATAAATACTTCCAAATGGGTTTAGACGGTAAAATCTAA
- a CDS encoding hemerythrin, whose amino-acid sequence MQNYNVLEIEAIPQVAMAAMNDVHREELLIVNQISVAIAANDTDKISQLCQEWLAHTEAHFAKENAMMEKYNFPAYHCHHGEHVEALDGLTTIIKAWQENNDLQALSSYVRDSWPAWYVDHISTMDTITSAFIKQYVDNE is encoded by the coding sequence ATGCAAAATTATAATGTTTTAGAAATTGAAGCTATCCCACAGGTGGCAATGGCTGCTATGAACGATGTGCATCGCGAAGAACTCCTCATCGTTAATCAAATCAGTGTAGCGATCGCTGCCAATGATACAGATAAAATCTCGCAATTATGCCAAGAGTGGTTAGCCCATACCGAAGCGCATTTTGCAAAAGAAAATGCCATGATGGAAAAATACAATTTCCCAGCTTACCATTGTCATCACGGGGAACATGTTGAAGCATTAGACGGGTTAACTACCATTATCAAGGCTTGGCAAGAAAATAATGACCTGCAAGCTTTATCATCTTATGTTCGAGACAGCTGGCCCGCCTGGTATGTCGACCATATCTCTACCATGGATACCATTACTTCCGCCTTTATCAAACAATATGTAGATAATGAGTAA
- a CDS encoding [ribosomal protein S5]-alanine N-acetyltransferase encodes MSTGDKELIIRAADSSDLQAILEIQMNAFEVYTNLIAAEQIPPLNESLAEVQIDFKRKSILVASRGGKIVGSVRYQINLGVCVFERLSVDPMYQQQGIGQQLVRKVEGLAVLQAHKIYLETGLLAAELIKFYSGLGYSGEAVLKNHYGNFDWIVFSKFFESKADV; translated from the coding sequence ATGAGTACTGGTGATAAAGAATTAATTATAAGGGCGGCCGATAGCTCTGATCTGCAAGCAATTCTTGAAATTCAAATGAATGCATTCGAGGTGTACACTAATTTGATAGCAGCGGAGCAAATTCCACCACTAAATGAATCCCTTGCCGAAGTGCAAATAGATTTTAAGCGTAAATCAATTCTTGTTGCCAGTCGAGGTGGCAAAATTGTCGGCTCAGTTAGGTATCAAATTAATTTAGGCGTTTGTGTATTTGAAAGATTATCTGTTGACCCCATGTATCAGCAACAAGGTATAGGGCAGCAATTAGTGCGTAAGGTTGAAGGGCTGGCTGTTTTGCAGGCACATAAAATATATTTGGAGACCGGGTTGCTTGCTGCAGAGCTGATTAAGTTTTATTCTGGCTTAGGTTATTCAGGTGAAGCTGTATTAAAGAATCATTATGGAAATTTTGATTGGATTGTCTTTTCCAAGTTTTTTGAAAGTAAGGCTGATGTATGA
- a CDS encoding Delta24-sterol reductase → MLDFLIKYRGIFVVLFVLPASLIFKASMRSRNRLVFWLNSAPENHDAKVKKVQEQVKNWHEETGGDIPMCTARPAWLAMSLKQGNYKKTHYQVDVSLMDILEINTEKNTVRVEPMADMGQISALLKPMGWSLAVVPELDALTVGGLINGFGIESSSHKYGLFQHICESLEIVTADGELVKCSKEENSELYYAIPWSYGALGFLVSAEIKIVPSKDYVHLTYIPFHNKQDFVDRFAAESLKPLDEAYDFIEALMYSEQECVLMLGNFADKVPTGKTKNALNNFYKPWFYEHVRSFLKQDQAQEEYIPLRHYYHRHTRSFFWEMEQIIPFGNSPWFRYTLGWMSPPEVSLIKLTETEAIHELYDTHHMDQDFLLPMSTLDKSLSFFHQEVDFYPLWLCPMRVFDTPIRGMVNPLANEQMFVDVGIYGEPNVANFVAKNTVRKLETFMREIGGFQALYADTYQTREELRDMFDHTLLDNLREQTGAAKAFPEPFDKVSRAART, encoded by the coding sequence ATGCTAGATTTTTTAATCAAATATCGCGGAATATTTGTTGTGCTATTTGTCTTACCTGCCTCACTCATATTTAAAGCCTCTATGAGAAGTAGGAACCGACTTGTTTTTTGGTTAAATTCTGCTCCTGAAAACCATGATGCCAAAGTCAAGAAAGTACAAGAGCAAGTCAAAAATTGGCATGAAGAAACAGGAGGTGATATCCCGATGTGTACTGCTAGGCCAGCGTGGCTTGCAATGTCACTCAAGCAAGGCAATTATAAAAAAACTCACTATCAGGTTGATGTCAGCTTGATGGATATACTAGAAATCAATACCGAAAAAAATACGGTGCGCGTTGAGCCGATGGCTGATATGGGACAAATATCAGCATTATTAAAACCTATGGGCTGGTCTTTAGCAGTAGTGCCCGAATTGGACGCCTTAACCGTTGGTGGCTTAATTAATGGCTTTGGTATTGAATCCAGCTCGCATAAATACGGTTTATTTCAACATATTTGCGAAAGTCTGGAAATTGTGACCGCTGATGGTGAACTGGTCAAATGCTCTAAAGAAGAAAATAGTGAACTCTACTATGCCATTCCTTGGTCATATGGTGCACTTGGCTTTTTAGTCAGTGCTGAAATAAAAATTGTTCCTAGTAAAGACTACGTACACCTGACTTATATTCCATTTCATAATAAGCAAGACTTCGTAGACCGTTTTGCTGCCGAGTCTTTAAAACCACTTGATGAAGCATATGACTTTATCGAAGCTTTAATGTATTCCGAGCAAGAATGTGTATTAATGCTCGGTAATTTTGCCGATAAAGTACCTACAGGCAAAACTAAAAATGCACTGAATAATTTTTACAAACCTTGGTTTTACGAACATGTACGTAGCTTTTTAAAGCAAGACCAAGCTCAGGAAGAATATATACCATTACGCCATTACTATCACCGGCACACCCGTTCTTTTTTCTGGGAAATGGAACAAATTATCCCCTTTGGCAATAGTCCTTGGTTTCGCTATACCTTAGGCTGGATGTCACCTCCAGAAGTTTCCTTAATCAAACTAACAGAAACCGAAGCCATCCATGAGCTATATGATACTCACCATATGGATCAAGACTTTTTATTACCTATGAGTACTTTGGATAAATCGCTGAGTTTTTTCCACCAAGAAGTGGATTTTTATCCCTTATGGCTATGTCCTATGCGGGTTTTTGACACCCCTATTCGCGGTATGGTAAACCCGTTGGCGAATGAACAAATGTTTGTGGATGTCGGTATTTATGGCGAGCCTAATGTCGCCAACTTTGTAGCTAAAAATACGGTACGTAAACTAGAAACCTTTATGCGTGAGATTGGTGGTTTTCAAGCACTTTATGCTGATACTTATCAGACTAGAGAAGAATTACGCGATATGTTTGATCATACTTTATTAGACAATTTACGTGAGCAAACAGGAGCTGCGAAAGCTTTCCCTGAGCCATTTGATAAAGTTTCACGTGCGGCAAGAACGTAG
- a CDS encoding transposase, IS4 family, with protein MFILRDLLSPLQSHFSETTLGKERASLFAYTLLSIIVPFTSSISSNLWRSLETLFGINIKRKRFYTFMASTKLPWQGLWKTAWDLIDNPETDDRLLIALDDFINPKVGKKIFGCETIYDHAAKANQSDYPWAQNVVAIGLLKQIKNRWACLFLDFRHYLPQKAIDAQSDRAKIKGRLQSFETKIGQAAQMIIGVANHFSGKQILAVTDSWFGNAGLLKPVRKEVGSLFDILSRLRCNSVLYDLPETRQSGQRGRPRKYGQRLGSATEMAKCIRHEAAEYQVTLYGKQRTVLAHERIVMLKSLKCKVRVVWVFRKTQWIALFSTDLSLSVTQMIEFYGARWKIESGFKELKQDIGSQKSQCRNAHSVTNHLNFCMMASTLTWIYADRLKADPERRHKVKGRASFAFSDVRRIITEAALNPDFNHVCPKPSNSPINPLIAVLLRMVA; from the coding sequence ATGTTCATTTTACGCGATCTTCTTTCTCCTCTTCAATCACATTTTTCAGAAACCACGCTCGGCAAAGAAAGAGCCTCGTTATTTGCCTATACGCTACTGTCGATCATTGTCCCGTTTACTTCCTCCATTAGTTCCAATTTATGGCGTAGCCTTGAAACGCTGTTCGGTATCAATATCAAGCGGAAACGATTTTACACATTCATGGCATCAACCAAATTACCGTGGCAAGGTTTATGGAAAACAGCCTGGGACCTGATCGACAACCCTGAAACGGACGACCGATTATTAATTGCCCTGGATGATTTCATCAACCCTAAAGTGGGCAAAAAAATCTTTGGTTGCGAAACCATTTATGATCATGCGGCCAAAGCCAATCAAAGCGACTACCCATGGGCACAAAACGTGGTAGCCATCGGTTTGCTCAAGCAAATAAAAAATCGTTGGGCCTGTTTGTTTTTAGATTTTCGCCACTACCTTCCACAGAAAGCGATTGATGCACAATCCGATCGAGCGAAGATCAAAGGTCGATTGCAGTCGTTTGAAACCAAGATCGGCCAAGCTGCACAGATGATCATCGGGGTTGCAAATCATTTTTCCGGCAAGCAAATACTCGCGGTGACCGATAGTTGGTTTGGCAATGCAGGTTTGTTAAAGCCCGTACGCAAAGAGGTAGGCAGTCTGTTTGATATTCTGTCGCGCCTGCGCTGTAATAGTGTTTTATATGATCTTCCCGAGACAAGACAATCTGGGCAGCGAGGGAGACCTCGAAAATATGGCCAGCGCTTGGGTTCGGCAACAGAAATGGCAAAATGCATTCGTCACGAAGCCGCCGAATATCAGGTGACTCTTTATGGCAAACAGCGTACGGTACTTGCCCATGAACGCATTGTCATGCTGAAAAGTTTAAAATGCAAAGTACGCGTCGTGTGGGTTTTTCGTAAAACGCAATGGATCGCACTGTTTAGCACGGACTTGTCATTATCGGTCACGCAAATGATCGAGTTTTATGGTGCGAGATGGAAAATCGAATCAGGATTCAAGGAGTTGAAACAAGACATCGGCAGTCAAAAAAGTCAGTGTCGTAATGCGCATTCCGTGACCAATCATTTGAATTTTTGTATGATGGCAAGTACGCTGACCTGGATTTATGCCGACCGTTTAAAGGCGGATCCGGAGCGTCGGCACAAAGTAAAAGGGCGCGCCAGTTTTGCCTTTTCAGACGTGCGGCGCATCATTACCGAGGCAGCATTGAACCCGGATTTTAATCATGTTTGCCCCAAACCAAGCAACTCCCCGATAAATCCACTGATTGCCGTACTGTTACGCATGGTGGCTTGA